A window of the Podospora bellae-mahoneyi strain CBS 112042 chromosome 6, whole genome shotgun sequence genome harbors these coding sequences:
- a CDS encoding hypothetical protein (EggNog:ENOG502RZTD; COG:G) has protein sequence MNDKTFRTSELLSTAPRPDTNATIQALNPSTMPVTRIAATASEATLFKSLHHNPTKPLLLANAYDATSARIIASLPGCRALATASYALALSIGKADETLTLEDNISLCRPIAAVAHEFNLPLTVDIQDGYAGPGDHAELRSVIEKVILELGAVGVNLEDTWHESTSGDMVPEDEAIERIKTVIRTARELGVMDFVVNARSDTFLMGGSLDESIRRGKRYLDEGGAETVFIFWPRNKEMEKADVQKVIDELGGRVNVSCRLGGQLTPGELGEMGAARVSVGPQVFLAAAEAIKKAAAAVFES, from the coding sequence ATGAATGATAAAACTTTCCGCACATCGGAGCTCCTGTCAACTGCTCCTCGCCCTGACACCAACGCTACCATCCAAGCTCTGAATCCCTCCACCATGCCAGTCACCAGAATAGCCGCCACCGCTTCCGAAGCAACGCTTTTCAAATCCCTTCACCACAACCCGACCAAACCTCTgctcctcgccaacgccTACGATGCCACCTCAGCCCGCATCATCGCCTCTCTCCCAGGATGCAGAGCCCTAGCGACAGCCTCCTACGCACTGGCATTATCCATAGGCAAAGCCGATGAAACACTCACGTTGGAAGACAACATCTCTCTTTGCCGTCCCATCGCTGCCGTGGCTCACGAGTTCAACCTACCATTGACAGTGGATATCCAAGATGGCTATGCCGGGCCAGGAGACCACGCAGAACTTAGATCTGTCATTGAAAAGGTGATACTCGAGCTTGGAGCTGTGGGTGTGAACCTGGAGGATACCTGGCATGAAAGCACCTCTGGGGATATGGTACCGGAGGATGAGGCTATCGAGAGGATCAAGACTGTTATTAGGACGGCAAGAGAGCTTGGGGTGATGGACTTTGTGGTGAATGCGAGGTCGGATACATTCTTGATGGGTGGGAGCTTGGACGAGTCGATTAGACGTGGGAAGAGGTATcttgatgagggaggggcagAGACGGTGTTTATTTTCTGGCCGAGGaacaaggagatggagaaggccgaTGTTCAAAAGGTGATTGACGAGctaggggggagggtgaatgTGAGTTGCCGGCTCGGGGGCCAGTTGACCccgggggagctgggggagatgggggcggcgagggtgagtGTCGGGCCGCAGGTGTTTTTGGCTGCGGCGGAGGCgatcaagaaggcggcggcggcagtgtTTGAGAGTTGA
- a CDS encoding hypothetical protein (EggNog:ENOG503PY6M) yields MYLLFTTLTVLAAIVSFSTSQAQITAAPSIPTVSGCPAVLSVTDICSTCMTLACITTAEVTVGCSGCPEIPATVFSGYPCEGGCDQLGGCKTLYQVVTAQADQCESGPLVPLPSITDGGESAITGGEDATTGDASGTQTVTETGEGVGPTGTPTTTGTVTISTSGGRKLSPFRLW; encoded by the exons ATGTATCTGCTTTTCACTACGCTAACGGTCCTTGCGGCCAT TGTTAGCTTCTCGacctcccaagcccaaaTCACCGCGGCTCCTTCTATCCCCACCGTCTCTGGCTGCCCTGCCGTCCTATCTGTTACTGACATCTGCTCAACATGTATGACTCTGGCTTGCATCACCACAGCAGAAGTAACAGTGGGATGCTCCGGATGCCCAGAGATCCCAGCGACGGTTTTCAGCGGGTACCCGTGCGAAGGGGGGTGTGACCAGTTGGGTGGATGCAAGACGCTGTATCAGGTGGTGACTGCCCAGGCAGATCAATGTGAGTCTGGACCACTGGTACCGCTGCCGTCAATAACGGACGGAGGGGAGAGCGCCATcactggtggtgaggacgcTACGACAG GCGACGCAAGTGGCACCCAGACAGTCACCGAGACaggtgaaggggttgggcCTACGGGGACGCCTACTACAACGGGTACAGTGACAATCAGCACCAGTGGTGGGAGAAAGTTATCGCCCTTTAGGCTGTGGTAG
- a CDS encoding hypothetical protein (EggNog:ENOG503PD42) has protein sequence MANYQHQYGQPATEYSALPEVADNSTRAPEVVTQNHTRVGGGGGTAAYSPPAYEQGFKPYSETATAVAAVQPSAPEFSETASPGPNKKVTILSVLVGILAVAVIALAATTGLMAKKANDKDAQIASMTAELQTVQSSSDGSNSSNEVAASEKETVTVTVAAPSATGTGSSDGSSSTSAFLIEDVSNGCNDRPESFTGKDYTTSLYGNVVFRRYCNQKTTSVPIYAMHTPDFETCLEACASWSQALPYAFSDVSDKNRVNVTCSAVNFVPKWTDKKESARKQSRGNCYFKSGEQTEEKSLRSSIGDTTVSHAAIVIKQAAKKD, from the exons ATGGCCAACTATCAACACCAATATGGCCAACCAGCGACCGAGTACTCAGCCCTTCCTGAGGTAGCTGACAACTCGACAAGGGCTCCCGAGGTTGTGACACAGAATCACACCAGAgtgggaggcggaggagggacgGCGGCCTATTCTCCACCAGCGTACGAGCAAGGGTTCAAGCCTTACAGTGAAACAGCCACAGCGGTGGCCGCTGTGCAGCCTTCGGCTCCCGAGTTCTCGGAAACAGCATCTCCGGGTCCAAACAAAAAGGTCACGATCCTGTCGGTCCTGGTCGGCATTCTCGCGGTAGCGGTGATCGCAttggcagcaacaacggGGCTGATGGCCAAGAAAGCAAACGACAAGGATGCACAAATCGCGAGCATGACTGCTGAACTTCAGACTGTTCAGTCGTCATCcgacggcagcaacagcagcaacgaaGTGGCAGCATCAGAAAAGGAGACCGTGACAGTCACAGTGGCTGCGCCCAGTGCCACGGGAACTGGCTCGTCGGATGGCTCTTCTTCCACGTCTGCTTTCTTGATAGAGGATGTCTCCAATGGATGCAATGACCGACCAGAGTCATTTACCGGGAAGGATTACACCACCAGCT TGTACGGCAATGTTGTGTTCAGACGGTACTGCAACCAAAAGACCACCTCTGTCCCCATCTACGCAATGCACACCCCCGACTTTGAAACATGTCTGGAGGCGTGTGCAAGCTGGTCCCAGGCTTTGCCCTACGCCTTCTCGGATGTTTCTGACAAGAACAGGGTCAATGTGACGTGCTCTGCGGTCAACTTTGTGCCAAAATGGACGGATAAGAAGGAGTCGGCAAGGAAGCAGTCGAGGGGAAACTGTTACTTCAAGAGCGGCGAGCAGACCGAGGAGAAGAGCCTGAGATCCAGCATTGGTGATACTACGGTCAGCCACGCCGCCATTGTGATTAAGCAGGCTGCCAAGAAGGACTGA
- a CDS encoding hypothetical protein (EggNog:ENOG503P4P9; COG:S): MRPLAPAPARPSPGSSEPSSKLRPVPAKTRSPCINCRERRRKCDGKRPTCTECLRRDAVCVYDRPEGATRVDQLKAENNALTSQVSRLERVVDGLRLSTDQDAALLLARLRLGDTVDQLAHAVASASASLSAIPDIATLAVTPGSFIHHDGVEIQHYHPNMLLSTTQEDFLTPTFDRSEFGHIPSNVLAEEIDPRAGSVVVLQTPPQPHAEIDGASEKTHTAGVKIVKIWPFAVGLQGGIALNAPRHIRDNLRIHPNILSDHDRLAAPGTIPRSLFVPRWSMMLAHSDFDGTLRGFLFGFLAEAQARLQEASSSEDVLGTHAHVGALCDRDHFEKAPLLSQWAVRVVHSIMSERRRSMTSFGFMYVLFWVTQWMIMPTEEHFESIPMWLRPTPNQYFMPHPMILDFVIWPALREYVVQFPSFHVGMDWLVVLFDTITCAWPGTVEEALCQDQLTGATDLTPEAKNVARRLESWSLGPAFIPYMFKAESLVCIRPA, translated from the exons ATGCGCCCGCTGGCGCCAGCACCCGCTCGGCCATCGCCAGGGAGCAGCGAACCCAGTAGCAAACTCCGGCCCGTGCCTGCCAAAACCAGAAGCCCGTGTATCAACTGCAGAGAGAGGAGGCGAAAG TGCGATGGAAAACGCCCAACATGCACCGAATGCCTGCGTCGAGATGCTGTCTGCGTGTATGACAGACCCGAGGGTGCAACCCGAGTCGACCAGCTCAAAGCCGAAAACAATGCTCTTACATCCCAGGTCTCCCGCTTGGAACGCGTCGTCGATGGACTTCGGTTGAGTACAGACCAAGATGCCGCGCTCTTGCTGGCGCGCCTCAGACTAGGAGACACGGTCGATCAGCTGGCCCATGCCGTGGCTTCAGCTTCCGCATCCCTTTCTGCCATACCCGACATCGCCACGCTGGCAGTGACTCCTGGAAGTTTTATTCATCACGATGGAGTCGAGATCCAGCATTACCACCCGAATATGTTGTTGTCAACCACCCAGGAGGACTTCCTTACTCCCACCTTCGACCGCAGCGAGTTTGGACACATTCCCTCAAATGTCTTGGCCGAGGAGATTGACCCGAGAGCTGGAAGCGTTGTTGTATTGCAgactcctccccagcctcatGCAGAGATTGACGGGGCTTCCGAGAAGACGCATACCGCCGGCGTGAAGATCGTGAAAATATGGCCATTTGCCGTCGGACTCCAGGGGGGGATAGCCTTGAACGCGCCTCGGCATATCCGAGACAACCTTCGGATTCATCCCAACATCCTCAGCGACCACGACAGGCTCGCCGCCCCGGGCACCATACCTCGCAGCCTGTTCGTGCCCCGTTGGAGCATGATGCTCGCCCATTCGGATTTCGACGGGACGTTGCGAGGGTTTCTGTTTGGCTTTCTTGCCGAGGCTCAGGCGAGGTTACAAGAGGCGTCGTCGTCAGAGGACGTGTTGGGTACACACGCACATGTGGGGGCCTTGTGCGACCGGGACCATTTCGAAAAGGCCCCGTTGCTGTCGCAGTGGGCCGTCAGGGTTGTTCACAGCATCATGAGCGAGAGGCGTCGCTCCATGACGTCCTTTGGATTCATGTACGTACTGTTCTGGGTGACGCAGTGGATGATTATGCCGACCGAGGAACATTTCGAGTCGATACCCATGTGGCTCCGCCCGACGCCCAACCAGTACTTTATGCCACACCCAATGATCCTGGACTTTGTGATCTGGCCCGCTCTCCGGGAATATGTCGTCCAGTTCCCCTCGTTCCATGTCGGCATGGACTGGCTGGTGGTTCTAttcgacaccatcacctgTGCGTGGCCAGGCACGGTGGAGGAAGCCCTGTGTCAAGACCAGTTAACCGGCGCGACGGATCTTACCCCTGAGGCAAAG AACGTTGCCAGGCGGCTTGAGAGTTGGTCGCTCGGACCGGCATTCATACCATACATGTTCAAGGCCGAGTCTCTTGTGTGCATCAGGCCAGCGTAA
- a CDS encoding hypothetical protein (EggNog:ENOG503P0K3; COG:S) produces MLRDFFIALLTASTALSAAVPAATACTNPQKRPSWHDMKEADKKAYLAANACLLKSPQKLNRLPGAKTRWDELVSLHQIHALQIHTTGQFLPYHRYYINILAFLLKECGYSGPLPYWDETRDAGKFSSSPVFDPVTGFGGTGKGSKNCVADGPFANLTVNIGPGFKSQPRCVNRRITNALSTQCGATYVASAISGPTYSQALDAIYSGPHLVGHMALAMMDGDSITSSGDPLFFLHHGFVDKMWWDWQKKDLNTRLKDISGLNAQDPAVGFSEFPGGMEVESAMWGKPTAEILAVTPDPMSGDGGKEITLGHVMSSLGIIPNATVADVMDIKGGYLCYEFV; encoded by the coding sequence ATGCTCCGAGATTTCTTCATCGCCCTGCTCACGGCCAGCACCGCTCTCAGCGCCGCCGTGCCCGCAGCCACAGCATGCACCAACCCGCAGAAACGTCCTTCATGGCATGACATGAAAGAAGCCGACAAGAAAGCCTACCTCGCCGCCAACGCCTGCCTTCTCAAATCTCCCCAAAAGCTCAACCGCCTCCCCGGCGCCAAAACCCGCTGGGACGAACTTGTCTCTCTTCACCAAATTCACGCCCTGCAAATCCACACCACGGGCCAGTTCCTCCCATATCACCGGTACTACATCAAcatcctcgccttcctcctcaaagaATGCGGCTACTctggccccctcccctacTGGGACGAGACCCGTGACGCAGGCAAattctcctccagccccgTCTTCGATCCCGTCACTGGCTTCGGCGGCACCGGTAAAGGCTCAAAGAACTGCGTGGCTGATGGCCCTTTTGCAAACCTCACCGTCAATATCGGCCCAGGGTTCAAGTCACAACCTCGCTGCGTCAACCGGCGCATCACCAACGCCCTCAGCACACAGTGTGGTGCCACCTATGTCGCCTCGGCGATCAGCGGGCCAACCTACAGCCAGGCACTGGACGCCATCTACTCGGGCCCTCATCTCGTCGGGCACATGGCGCTGGCAATGATGGACGGGGACTCAATCACCTCGTCAGGCGACCCGTTGTTCTTTTTGCATCACGGCTTCGTGGACAAGATGTGGTGGGACTGGCAGAAGAAAGATCTCAATACGAGGCTCAAGGACATCAGCGGGCTCAACGCGCAGGATCCGGCGGTGGGGTTTTCCGAGTTTCCGGGTGGTATGGAGGTGGAATCTGCCATGTGGGGGAAGCCTACTGCTGAGATTTTGGCCGTGACGCCGGATCCGAtgagtggtgatgggggcaAGGAGATTACTTTGGGGCATGTCATGTCTTCGTTGGGAATCATTCCGAATGCGACGGTGGCGGATGTGATGGATATCAAGGGGGGTTATTTGTGTTATGAGTTTGTGTAG
- a CDS encoding hypothetical protein (EggNog:ENOG503P2YQ), whose protein sequence is MIFPRSSALAAGLIGLTPLTAAFGTINEPVILGQHNEHEMVTRLAFQCPSGQKSDGVCFEPRSLDQLAGYHREVMGVALPGAGFNGAVGAPDTLDPVPEGPEAHCDDADFVDVPGYPQSRKEANKNLQKCVDHLRARFRQAWVSAEMLVDERRRIRPGEVELTNAFGGDCNFAFPSLQINVFARAKCSTLEGFGRALHGVQDFYSHSNWADETDTSKPISETNPPGLALHGTAKFLDLRASGPIPEDQIPYNLTTGCFTIPDGTPGSGDCAGRVTHHALNKDHGVIHLDGTFGEAGPGSPRSEAISRNFENAVRVAVQSSKETWAAFREHLREQYGTVAGNLMICALVRDDPIKDCRKRMAVIALDASSRSGAVEASGLQVQIAQEFKLKLSSHGLDRIEVMEFAEAPKIVHPMGFPESVTFSELDTKGRTNIGNALDVAIDDIMQSQPDTYTDRGAVVLLTAGAEPENTKENQELAEYALAQVERAAKEGVRIHFGCINPPRPFNDNPDRSWHECAPGHSIIPAVLKTGGTFAYINHVAGRPDLTPAPHFISTIMSRGLTSTDEYEPELTRIYPGITIAALLSAEDYPFKSLFYPASPSERINITIRDRALDGQGVANGGGGCFSITLRDRKLDDLKIATYTSCGTEPLMLNYEALQDVDLLVVAELGDPHHPQQEGSPNPQGVVFTLELSSNMPAKNETSTMTMSSVVSSKATLKMTEEAGIKTEEFLTSETVEVFEEAATVNGTASTTSEGSHTVSGGDGVTGSVMPAQEAMVTGKESMASMEDVYVKTIAGNFSGEDADDIADLR, encoded by the exons ATGATCTTCCCTCGTTCCTCCGCCCTGGCCGCGGGGCTGATAGGGCTGACCCCACTCACAGCTGCTTTCGGGACTATCAACGAACCG GTAATCCTCGGCCAGCATAATGAACATGAAATGGTTACACGACTCGCCTTTCAGTGCCCAAGTGGCCAGAAAAGCGATGGGGTGTGTTTTGAGCCCCGGTCGCTCGATCAACTGGCAGGCTATCATCGAGAAGTGATGGGTGTAGCCCTCCCCGGAGCAGGATTCAATGGCGCGGTCGGAGCCCCAGATACCCTCGACCCGGTACCTGAAGGACCAGAAGCGCACTGCGACGATGCCGATTTTGTCGACGTTCCGGGATACCCGCAGAGCCGGAAAGAGGCCAACAAGAATCTCCAAAAATGTGTCGACCACCTACGAGCACGCTTCCGACAGGCATGGGTATCAGCAGAGATGCTTGTCGATGAAAGGCGAAGGATCCGGCCCGGGGAGGTCGAGCTGACGAATGCTTTTGGTGGAGACTGCAATTTTGctttcccctcccttcaGATCAATGTCTTTGCGCGAGCCAAGTGTAGCACTCTCGAAGGGTTTGGCCGCGCGTTACATGGTGTTCAAGACTTTTACTCCCACAGCAACTGGGCTGATGAAACCGACACAAGCAAACCCATCAGCGAGACCAACCCACCAGGGCTTGCCTTGCATGGCACCGCGAAGTTTTTGGACCTGAGGGCTTCTGGGCCGATACCAGAAGATCAGATCCCTTACAACCTAACAACGGGTTGCTTCACGATACCAGACGGGACTCCTGGATCCGGAGACTGCGCTGGTCGGGTGACACATCATGCCCTAAACAAAGACCATGGTGTCATTCACCTAGATGGAACTTTTGGTGAGGCGGGGCCCGGGTCTCCTCGGAGCGAGGCCATATCAAGGAACTTTGAGAACGCCGTACGTGTTGCGGTACAAAGTTCCAAGGAGACCTGGGCTGCGTTTCGCGAACACCTCAGGGAGCAGTACGGAACTGTGGCCGGCAATCTTATGATCTGTGCTCTGGTGCGCGATGATCCAATCAAGGATTGTCGCAAACGGATGGCTGTCATTGCCCTGGATGCCTCTAGCAGAAgcggtgctgttgaggcATCTGGCTTGCAAGTTCAGATTGCTCAAGAGTTCAAATTGAAGCTATCTTCACATGGGCTGGACCGAATTGAGGTCATGGAGTTTGCCGAGGCCCCCAAGATTGTTCATCCTATGGGCTTCCCAGAGTCGGTGACCTTTAGTGAGCTGGATACTAAAGGAAGGACCAATATCGGCAACGCGCTTGACGTTGCCATTGACGATATCATGCAGTCACAGCCGGACACGTACACGGACAGAGGTGCCGTAGTGCTCCTGACGGCGGGCGCGGAACCCGAAAACACGAAAGAAAACCAGGAGCTGGCTGAATATGCCCTCGCCCAAGTTGAACGCGCTGCCAAAGAAGGTGTTCGCATCCACTTCGGTTGCATCAATCCACCACGGCCATTCAATGATAATCCAGATCGGTCTTGGCATGAATGTGCCCCCGGTCACTCGATCATCCCCGCTGTCCTCAAAACAGGCGGCACTTTTGCTTACATCAATCATGTTGCGGGGAGACCAGATCTCACACCGGCCCCGCACTTCATTAGCACCATCATGTCTCGTGGCCTAACCTCCACTGATGAGTATGAGCCCGAACTGACCCGAATCTACCCTGGAATCACCATTGCCGCCCTTCTCAGCGCCGAAGATTACCCCTTCAAATCCTTGTTCTACCCGGCCAGCCCGTCAGAAAGGATCAACATTACCATTCGCGACCGGGCTCTAGACGGCCAAGGCGTAGCCAacggtggaggtggctgcTTCTCCATCACACTCCGCGACCGAAAGCTCGACGATCTCAAGATAGCAACCTACACCAGCTGTGGTACCGAGCCATTGATGCTGAACTATGAGGCGCTACAGGACGTTgatttgttggtggtggctgagcTGGGTGATCCGCATCACCCGCAGCAAGAGGGATCACCGAACCCACAGGGCGTTGTGTTCACATTGGAGCTGAGCAGTAACATGCCGGCAAAGAATGAGACATCTACCATGACTATGTCGAGCGTGGTGAGCTCCAAGGCAACGCTTAAAATGACAGAGGAGGCTGGAATCAAAACCGAGGAGTTCTTGACAAGTGAGACGGTTGAagtgtttgaggaggcggcgaCGGTGAACGGGACTGCGTCGACGACGTCGGAGGGGAGCCATACGGTCagtgggggtgatggggtaACTGGGAGTGTAATGCCAGCTCAAGAAGCGATGGTGACTGGCAAGGAAAGTATGGCTAGTATGGAGGATGTATATGTGAAGACGATAGCTGGGAATTTTAGCGGGGAGGATGCGGATGATATTGCGGACTTGAGGTAG
- a CDS encoding hypothetical protein (EggNog:ENOG503NVNU), producing the protein MQSCSLSGVEQQVMWTSLTTNKPILWGHSYFSSLVFSYLTLSGICMSLICAGADSNRSIPDIAGLEWASFIELEAPAFTLNRSLITGPDTSLRSPMPAFTTSPAAWSCGLQNFNTAALAKRASKLRNGTPCVVHLPDYQDLKMGTRNYHLDVEFEDGVTWIARIRQPNTTPLPVRNYMIKSEAATLCFLEKTEVPAPRVFDYRLDGPDNPVGVGYIFMDKLPGVPLRWDLASKKQRRKVLDQLANIYIELGRHPLKGLGSLDTPGSDHIGRFAKELTFDLPPCQSWREYCTRYILHVLGLIERSEIYTQRPVDAFLIHRFLLDLVSRMAGLTGGWDERFPFYLKHADEKMDHILVDEEYNITGVIDWESAFTAPAFVAFNTPMGILPVKDFYDGVDTLGEHEDGFLDILRSKGGQAFSNVGRHGRLLHRFLFCIGFDIVKYRDDFETLFQGLREGVGAGEESDWDEWQVDALLRYRDKEMV; encoded by the coding sequence ATGCAAAGCTGCAGTTTAAGTGGAGTGGAACAACAAGTCATGTGGACCTCACTAACCACTAACAAACCCATTCTTTGGGGCCATTCTTATTTTTCATCGCTTGTTTTTTCTTATCTAACGTTGTCGGGGATCTGCATGAGCCTGATCTGCGCGGGCGCTGACTCCAATCGCTCGATACCCGACATAGCTGGTCTTGAATGGGCATCTTTCATAGAACTCGAAGCGCCAGCATTCACCTTGAACCGCTCTCTCATAACAGGACCAGATACCTCACTGAGATCGCCTATGCCAGCATTTACAACATCACCGGCAGCCTGGAGCTGTGGTCTCCAAAACTTCAACACAGCCGCCTTGGCCAAACGCGCCAGCAAACTCCGAAATGGCACACCTTGCGTTGTGCACCTCCCAGACTACCAAGACCTGAAGATGGGAACCAGAAACTATCACCTCGACGTCGAGTTCGAAGACGGAGTCACGTGGATTGCTCGGATCCGTCAACCAAACACGACACCGCTCCCTGTTCGGAATTACATGATCAAAAGCGAAGCTGCAACGTTGTGCTTTCTCGAAAAGACAGAGGTTCCTGCGCCGAGGGTGTTTGATTACAGGTTGGATGGACCAGACAACCCAGTTGGGGTGGGGTATATCTTCATGGACAAGTTACCCGGCGTACCGCTTCGTTGGGATCTCGCCAGCAagaagcagaggaggaaagtGTTGGATCAGCTGGCGAATATATACATTGAGCTTGGGAGACATCCACTCAAGGGTCTGGGATCGTTAGACACACCGGGGAGTGATCACATTGGGCGGTTTGCCAAGGAGCTGACTTTTGACCTGCCGCCGTGTCAGTCGTGGAGGGAGTATTGTACACGGTACATTCTTCACGTTTTGGGGTTGATTGAACGGAGCGAGATTTATACTCAGCGACCGGTGGATGCGTTTCTTATACACCGCTTTCTCCTCGACTTGGTGTCCAGGATGGCAGGGCTGActggtggatgggatgaaagaTTCCCGTTTTATCTGAAGCACGCAGACGAAAAGATGGATCACAtcttggtggatgaggagtaCAACATTACGGGGGTCATAGACTGGGAGTCGGCATTCACGGCACCGGCGTTTGTGGCTTTCAATACACCTATGGGGATACTTCCCGTGAAGGACTTTTACGACGGGGTGGATACACTTGGTGAGCACGAGGACGGGTTTTTAGACATCTTGAGATCAAAAGGAGGCCAGGCCTTCTCGAACGTCGGTCGGCATGGGCGATTACTGCATAGGTTTCTCTTTTGTATTGGGTTCGACATTGTGAAATACAGGGATGACTTCGAAACATTATTTCAGGGACTGAGAGAGGGTGTGGGGGCTGGTGAGGAATCTGACTGGGATGAATGGCAAGTTGATGCTTTGCTGCGATACCGTGATAAAGAGATGGTATAA
- a CDS encoding hypothetical protein (COG:E; EggNog:ENOG503NX2I), which produces MAAGLPSNPLKKIQLVRPAHVWYKHKDIEAAKRFAADFGFYETETIGKTTFFRGYGTEPFVLALEASDKPEFGGAAFVVESEEDLVYAHQSLPKECRATEVHELKDVPGGGKRVTFYDPVDGFPFHLVHGQTEVERRDPGFPVLKFNYPNEKNREPNKFQRFEKRPAPVHKLGHFGMCVTNFAKCYEFYSTYFNFHPSEVRILRMKRLLAERLTNSFQLVHNDEGVDVTVFFRLDRGKEFVDHHCFFFFEGPKMHVHHSSFETHDFDAQVLGHDWLRHQGYTNCWGVGRHVMGSQIFDYWFDPSNFILEHYVDGDLLDMNEPTHHNKAAPDNLHVWGPEVPPTFLQ; this is translated from the exons ATGGCCGCCGGACTCCCATCAAACCCCTTAAAGAAGATCCAGCTGGTGCGTCCAGCACATGTCTGGTACAAGCACAAGGATATTGAAGCCGCCAAACGATTTGCTGCCGACTTTGGCTTTTACGAGACCGAGACGATCGGAAAGACAACCTTCTTCAGAGGATATGGAACAGAGCCTTTTGTATTAGCCCTCGAGGCTTCTGACAAGCCGGAATTTGGGGGAGCAGCATTTGTTGTCGAGTCTGAGGAGGACCTCGTCTACGCCCACCAGTCGCTTCCAAAAGAGTGCCGAGCGACCGAAGTACATGAGCTCAAGGATGTGCCGGGTGGTGGCAAGAGAGTGACCTTCTATGACCCAGTGGATGGGTTCCCATTCCACTTGGTTCACGGGCAGACTGAGGTTGAAAGGAGAGACCCTGGCTTCCCGGTGCTCAAGTTCAACTAC CCGAACGAGAAGAACCGCGAGCCAAACAAGTTCCAGCGCTTCGAGAAGCGGCCGGCGCCCGTACACAAGCTTGGACATTTTGGCATGTGCGTGACGAACTTTGCCAAGTGCTACGAGTTTTATTCGACCTATTTCAACTTCCATCCTAGCGAGGTTCGCATTCTCCGTATGAAAAGGCTCCTGGCGGAAAGACTAACCAATTCTTTTCAGCTCGTCCATAACGATGAAGGCGTGGATGTGACTGTCTTCTTTCGCCTAGACCGTGGCAAGGAGTTTGTTGACCACcactgcttcttcttcttcgaagGCCCCAAGATGCACGTTCACCACTCTTCCTTTGAGACACACGACTTCGATGCTCAGGTACTGGGTCACGACTGGCTACGTCATCAAGGATACACCAACTGCTGGGGTGTTGGGAGACACGTCATGGGCAGCCAGATCTTTGACTACTGGTTTGATCCGTCCAACTTCATCTTGGAGCACTATGTGGACGGTGATTTGCTGGACATGAACGAGCCAACGCACCACAACAAGGCCGCGCCCGACAACTTGCATGTCTGGG GTCCCGAGGTGCCACCCACCTTTTTGCAATAA
- a CDS encoding hypothetical protein (EggNog:ENOG50; COG:S), producing MQLLHILAAFPLTALAALNGRCTGSEATGEWGSKGICIRTSTCSSAGGAYKTGACPSDPADVKCCLVGRGPSVGTNPCGGASWCDWTSNTCSGSRLTGYCPGGSNYKCCRL from the exons atgcagctcctccacatcctcgcAGCCTTCCCTCTCACGGCCCTTGCCGCCCTCAACGGCCGATGCACTGGTTCCGAAGCCACGGGTGAATGGGGCTCCAAGGGCATCTGCATCAGGACTTCGACCTGCAGCAGTGCCGGCGGTGCTTACAAGACTGGCGCCTGCCCGTCTGACCCTGCCGATGTCAAGTGCTGCCTGGTGGGCCGTGGTCCTTCCGTTGGCACCAACccttgtggtggtgcttcGTGGTGTGACTGGACCTCCAACACATGCAGTGGTAGCCGACTGACTG GATACTGCCCCGGCGGATCCAACTACAAATGCTGCAGGCTCTAG